One region of Limnospira fusiformis SAG 85.79 genomic DNA includes:
- a CDS encoding Calx-beta domain-containing protein: MMGRRGPGHNVSILLNTTLSGSPIKPNITIRDTNVKEGDSGQTNARFVVTLDNPSSERVTVNYATADGTATVSDRDYRHTTGRLIFQPGQTRQVINVPVFGDTKVEPDETFTVNLSNPENAELARRRATGTILNDDDDDLPQITIADTEIIEGNSGQTNARFVVTLDNPSSERVVVNYATADGTATVRDRDYQETTGQLIFRPGQTRQVINVPVFGDTKVEPDETFTVNLSNPRNAALARRRATGTILNDDYNDLPTITIADTEITEGNSGQTNARFVVTLDSPSSERVVVNFATADGTATVSDRDYRETTGRLVFRPGQTRQVINVPVFGDTKVEPDETFRVNLSNPQNAILGRRRATGTILNDDFRGIITNNLNHRTIAFLMR; the protein is encoded by the coding sequence ATGATGGGTCGTCGTGGTCCTGGTCATAACGTATCTATCCTCCTCAATACCACATTATCTGGTAGCCCTATTAAACCCAATATTACCATCAGAGATACCAATGTCAAAGAAGGCGATAGTGGTCAGACGAATGCTCGTTTTGTGGTCACATTAGATAATCCTAGCAGTGAGAGAGTAACAGTTAATTATGCTACCGCTGATGGTACGGCTACCGTGAGTGACCGAGACTATCGACACACCACCGGAAGGCTGATATTTCAACCCGGTCAAACCCGCCAAGTCATTAATGTTCCCGTGTTTGGAGATACCAAAGTCGAACCCGATGAAACCTTTACCGTCAACCTGAGTAACCCTGAAAATGCGGAATTAGCAAGGCGACGTGCTACCGGAACTATTCTGAATGACGATGATGATGATTTACCGCAAATCACCATTGCAGACACGGAAATTATAGAAGGAAATAGTGGTCAGACTAATGCTCGTTTTGTGGTCACATTAGATAATCCTAGCAGTGAAAGGGTAGTGGTTAATTATGCTACCGCTGACGGTACAGCCACTGTCAGGGACCGAGACTATCAAGAAACCACCGGACAACTAATATTTAGGCCCGGTCAAACCCGCCAAGTCATTAATGTTCCCGTGTTTGGAGATACCAAAGTCGAACCCGATGAAACCTTTACCGTCAACCTGAGTAACCCTCGAAATGCGGCATTAGCAAGGCGACGTGCTACCGGAACTATTCTGAATGATGATTATAATGATTTGCCGACAATCACCATTGCAGACACGGAAATCACAGAAGGAAATAGTGGTCAGACTAATGCTCGTTTTGTGGTGACATTGGATAGCCCTAGCAGTGAAAGGGTAGTGGTTAATTTTGCTACCGCTGATGGTACGGCTACCGTGAGTGACCGAGACTATCGAGAAACCACAGGAAGGCTGGTATTTCGCCCCGGTCAAACCCGCCAAGTCATTAATGTTCCGGTGTTTGGGGATACCAAAGTCGAACCTGATGAAACCTTTAGGGTGAACCTAAGTAACCCTCAAAATGCGATCTTAGGACGGCGACGTGCTACTGGAACTATTCTGAATGATGATTTCCGGGGGATAATAACCAACAACCTGAACCACCGGACGATCGCTTTTCTAATGCGGTAA
- a CDS encoding bluetail domain-containing putative surface protein codes for MFQFGESRVAAPDRITDFEIGTDKIDLLNRRGGDIGAPDNFTRAPNNNAPTLRRLVNQVFRNADGGQPGQQELAPNSAVFVRATNPDIRGTYLVINDNVPGFQPQNDLVINITGYTGDLPGFGEIPLEDFFVI; via the coding sequence GTGTTCCAGTTTGGAGAATCGAGGGTAGCTGCTCCTGACCGGATTACCGATTTTGAAATCGGTACTGATAAAATTGACCTGCTGAACCGACGCGGAGGCGATATCGGTGCCCCAGATAATTTTACCCGCGCTCCAAATAACAATGCTCCTACCTTGCGTAGGCTTGTTAATCAGGTATTTCGTAATGCTGATGGCGGACAACCCGGACAACAAGAATTAGCACCTAATAGCGCCGTATTCGTCAGAGCAACTAATCCCGATATTCGCGGTACTTATTTGGTCATTAATGATAATGTTCCTGGTTTTCAGCCTCAGAATGATTTGGTGATTAATATCACTGGATATACTGGAGATTTACCGGGGTTCGGCGAGATTCCGCTTGAGGATTTCTTTGTGATTTAA
- a CDS encoding calcium-binding protein, translated as MGRLIPSLVAGGTVAGAANDTLVASCLGENTLSGGAGMILWALAAGNTCCIFRGFRISTYSFTGNVLRGGDGDNTYIIPLAFYGQAGSRIEDSGGQDTLTIGSSWSPGTPIDLNLDGFLAGVVGVARQDQNLLLDLNRDGEFSPEDDLVVVDFFNAAGTGAGTGFIETVNDLRGQQIINQVPVLGSDTVTDGPNIITGTDDDDTLLGTNNNDSILGLGGNDRLVSTGKGNDTLLGGPGNDTLVGGLGDDFLRGGPGNDSLVAGAGNNRLFGDGGNDTLVGSFLGENTLSGGAGNDSIVGYENDLVLGDSGNNVLIAASSNVTLEGGSGNDTLRIFAYSFTGNVFRGGDGDDSYMISYGGLGIAQFGSRIEDSGGQDTLTIGSSLRPGTPIELNLDGFLAGVVGVARQDQNLLLDLNEDGEFSPEDDLVVVDFFNAAGTGAGTGFIETVNDLPGQQIINQVPVLGSDTVTDGPNIIIGTDDDDTLFGTNNNDSILGLGGNDDIFSSGKGNDTLLGGLGNDTLICQTR; from the coding sequence ATGGGTAGGCTAATACCCTCGTTGGTGGCGGGAGGTACTGTGGCTGGTGCGGCGAATGATACCCTGGTTGCTAGTTGTCTGGGTGAAAATACCCTTAGTGGAGGTGCTGGGATGATCTTGTGGGCGTTAGCAGCTGGTAACACGTGCTGCATCTTTCGGGGTTTCAGAATCTCCACATATAGTTTCACCGGGAATGTATTGCGCGGCGGTGACGGAGATAATACTTACATCATCCCATTAGCATTCTATGGTCAAGCTGGTAGTCGGATCGAAGACAGTGGCGGACAAGATACCCTAACCATCGGAAGTAGTTGGAGCCCAGGAACTCCCATTGACCTAAATTTAGATGGATTTTTAGCAGGAGTAGTGGGGGTAGCGCGACAAGACCAAAATCTGCTACTAGACCTCAATCGAGATGGTGAATTTTCCCCTGAAGATGATTTAGTAGTGGTAGACTTTTTCAACGCTGCTGGTACTGGTGCGGGGACAGGTTTTATTGAAACCGTAAATGACTTACGGGGACAACAGATAATTAACCAAGTTCCGGTTCTCGGTAGTGACACGGTAACTGATGGCCCTAATATTATCACTGGTACAGATGATGATGATACCCTGTTGGGAACCAACAATAATGATAGCATCCTCGGTCTGGGGGGGAACGATCGCCTTGTTAGTACAGGTAAAGGTAATGATACCCTCCTCGGTGGTCCGGGAAATGATACTCTCGTTGGTGGCTTGGGGGATGATTTCCTGCGCGGCGGTCCGGGAAATGATAGTTTAGTGGCTGGTGCGGGAAACAATAGGCTTTTCGGCGATGGTGGTAATGATACCCTGGTTGGTAGTTTTCTGGGTGAAAATACCCTTAGTGGAGGTGCTGGGAATGACTCAATTGTGGGTTATGAAAATGATCTGGTCTTAGGAGACTCTGGTAACAATGTTCTGATTGCTGCATCTTCAAATGTAACTCTTGAAGGTGGTTCGGGTAATGATACTCTCAGAATCTTCGCATATAGTTTCACCGGGAATGTATTTCGCGGTGGTGACGGAGATGATAGCTACATGATTAGCTATGGTGGTTTGGGAATAGCTCAATTTGGTAGTCGTATCGAAGACAGTGGTGGACAAGATACCCTAACCATCGGAAGTAGTTTGAGACCAGGAACTCCCATTGAGCTAAATTTAGATGGATTTTTAGCAGGAGTAGTGGGGGTAGCGCGACAAGACCAAAATCTGCTACTAGACCTCAATGAAGATGGTGAATTTTCCCCTGAAGATGATTTAGTAGTGGTAGACTTTTTCAACGCTGCTGGTACTGGTGCGGGGACAGGTTTTATTGAAACCGTAAATGACTTACCGGGACAACAGATAATTAACCAAGTTCCGGTTCTCGGTAGTGACACCGTAACTGATGGTCCTAATATTATCATTGGTACAGATGATGATGATACCCTGTTCGGAACCAACAATAATGATAGCATCCTCGGTCTGGGGGGGAATGATGACATTTTTAGTTCCGGTAAAGGTAATGATACCCTCCTCGGTGGTCTTGGCAATGATACCTTGATCTGTCAGACGCGGTAA
- a CDS encoding PPC domain-containing protein: protein MRINLDDLFANANLQLLGSDGELISQSNNLGKNPETITARRLEPGTYYVRVFPHLAARTEYRLSIDLV, encoded by the coding sequence GTGAGAATCAACCTTGATGACCTATTTGCCAATGCTAACCTGCAATTGTTGGGTAGTGATGGTGAGTTGATATCCCAGTCTAATAATCTAGGTAAAAACCCCGAAACTATCACCGCTAGAAGACTTGAACCCGGAACTTATTATGTGCGGGTATTTCCCCACCTGGCGGCACGGACTGAATACAGATTGAGTATTGACTTGGTTTAG
- a CDS encoding FG-GAP repeat domain-containing protein, with translation MDNTQEVLDIWWLDSLESLNPLPALGFIGDVSVEPLTAAAEIQTALTKVNQQLTEFVASASFAADLQTAFGAYTDVELGKTIIEALGDGSQLPEMIVVSAELMNGVNGGFDSLTGTVYLSDAVINSEKLVDVVTEEFGHYLDSQLNEIDSPGDEGELFMRLVNGEVLSEADITLLKNQDDVVNILGGLVQVEASQDVSFSEATNFDVGSYPYAITVGDLNRNRKLDLAVANYSGSNVSLLLGKGDGTFDLSDTNLTVVNNPTLIAAGDLNANRNLDLVVMNQSTSSNNLTVLEGIGSASFIGDNFNTGSESGASDFLLVDLDGDRNLDLIVMNQGYSDQISVLLGIGNGTFSNATNFNSGDYPYAIAVGDFNGNRKLDLAVASGSSGASVLLGDGNGGFGEATMVDTGGPAYDIAVGDFNNDGNLDLVVTDHSSQAWILLGRGDGTFRNAIGFPAGSSPQAMAVGDFNLDGNLDLAVVNPSSDNQVSVLLGRGNGTFMSPVSFAVGSYPWDIAVGDFNGNGLDDLAVVNDGSSWSWS, from the coding sequence ATGGACAACACCCAAGAAGTATTAGATATTTGGTGGCTGGACTCCCTGGAATCTCTGAATCCCCTACCAGCACTGGGATTCATTGGGGATGTATCGGTCGAACCACTGACAGCAGCAGCAGAAATACAGACGGCATTAACTAAGGTTAACCAACAATTAACAGAGTTTGTCGCCTCGGCTAGTTTTGCAGCCGATTTACAAACCGCTTTCGGTGCATATACGGATGTGGAATTGGGTAAAACTATTATAGAGGCTTTGGGAGACGGTAGCCAACTCCCAGAGATGATAGTAGTTTCAGCGGAGTTGATGAATGGTGTTAATGGCGGTTTTGACTCCCTCACGGGTACGGTGTATTTATCTGATGCCGTAATTAACAGTGAGAAACTGGTGGATGTTGTTACCGAAGAATTCGGACATTATCTCGACTCCCAATTGAACGAAATCGACTCCCCAGGAGATGAGGGAGAGTTATTTATGCGCCTGGTGAATGGGGAAGTGTTGAGTGAAGCTGATATCACCCTGTTAAAAAATCAAGATGATGTTGTAAATATTCTGGGTGGTTTGGTGCAAGTAGAGGCGAGTCAGGATGTTTCTTTTAGTGAGGCTACTAACTTCGATGTTGGCAGTTACCCTTATGCTATTACTGTAGGGGACTTGAACCGAAACAGAAAGCTAGATTTAGCTGTAGCCAACTACTCTGGTAGTAACGTCTCACTATTATTAGGAAAGGGAGATGGCACTTTTGATTTGAGTGATACTAATTTGACTGTGGTGAATAATCCTACGCTGATTGCGGCGGGAGATTTGAATGCCAATCGCAATTTAGACTTAGTAGTTATGAATCAAAGCACGAGTTCTAATAACTTAACAGTGTTAGAAGGCATTGGTTCTGCCAGCTTCATTGGGGACAACTTTAACACCGGAAGCGAGTCGGGTGCGAGTGACTTTTTACTGGTAGACTTAGATGGCGATCGCAATTTAGACCTCATCGTGATGAATCAGGGTTATTCTGACCAGATATCAGTGCTATTAGGAATTGGTAATGGTACCTTTAGCAATGCCACCAACTTTAATTCTGGTGACTATCCTTATGCGATCGCAGTGGGAGACTTTAATGGAAACCGGAAGTTAGATTTAGCAGTAGCAAGTGGTAGCAGTGGCGCATCAGTCCTATTAGGAGACGGAAATGGTGGCTTTGGTGAGGCTACCATGGTTGATACTGGAGGTCCTGCTTATGACATTGCAGTGGGAGACTTCAACAATGATGGTAATTTAGATTTGGTAGTGACCGACCACAGCAGTCAAGCATGGATTTTATTAGGAAGGGGAGATGGTACTTTTAGGAACGCTATTGGTTTTCCGGCTGGAAGTTCTCCTCAAGCCATGGCGGTGGGAGACTTCAACCTTGACGGGAATTTAGATCTGGCAGTGGTCAACCCTTCCTCGGATAATCAAGTATCAGTATTATTAGGCAGAGGTAATGGTACTTTTATGAGTCCTGTTAGTTTTGCTGTCGGTAGTTATCCTTGGGATATTGCCGTCGGTGACTTTAACGGTAACGGACTCGATGATTTGGCGGTAGTCAATGATGGGTCGTCGTGGTCCTGGTCATAA
- a CDS encoding Calx-beta domain-containing protein: MENTREILSAIMPEPSDYPNPLPPVGFSGDGSVNPLTAAAQIEAALTQVNQQLTEFVASANFQKDLQTAFGASTDVELGATIIEALSQGETPNLKVLSATSMNGADGAFDSVTGTVYLSDAIIHSEKLVDVITEEFGHYIDSQLNEIDSPGDEGELFMRLVNGEALTEADITGLRNQNDWGFIWVEGEPVAVQMSGSPEVDWTRLLGTNNNDSIMGRLIRGTDGNDTLVARSGDTLEALAGNNSFSISAYSFTGNVFRGGDGDDRYMIRYGGFGIPQAGSRIEDSGGQDTLSIESSFRPGIPIDLNLNGFLPRVVGVARQGQNLLLDLNRDGEFSPEDDLVVVDFFNAAGTGAGTGFIETVNDLPGQQIINQVPVLGSDTVTDSPNIITGTDGDDTLFGTNNNDSILGLGGNDRLVSTGKGNDTLLGGPGNDTLVGGLGDDFLRGGPGNDSLVAGAGNNRLFGDDGNDTLVGSFLGQNTLSGGAGNDSIVGYQNDLVLGDSGNNVLIAASSSNVTLEGGSGNDTLRSFAYSFTGNVLRGGDGDDSYMISYGGFGRPQAGSRIEDSGGQDTLTIANYLSPGIPIDLNLNGFLAGVVGVARQGQNLLLDLNRDGEFSPEDDLVVVDFFNAAGTGAGTGFIETVNDLPGQQIINQVPVLGSDTVISIADTQVKEGDRGQTNARFVVTLDNPSPERVTVNYATADGTATVRDRDYRRTTGRLVFQPGQTRQVINVPVFGDTKVEPDETFTVNLSNPQNAELGRRRATGTILNDDFPQISIRDTKVKEGDRGQTNARFVVTLDNPSPERVTVNYATADGTATVRDRDYRRTTGRLVFQPGQTRQVINVPVFGDTKVEPDETFTVNLSNPQNAELGRRRATGTILNDDIIVPQITIADTQLKEGDRGQTNARFVVTLDNPSPERVTVNYATADGTATVRDRDYRRTTGRLVFQPGQTRQVINVPVFGDTKIEPDETFTVNLSNPQNAELARRRATGTILNDDFQGGNNNPRPEPPDDRFPNAVNLGRLTGEIVRNDRIGFASAGDRNTEDYYRFHLNREGTVQVVLDDLFQNANLELLGSTGEIINQSRNPDIDPEMITQRRLEPGTYYVRVFPHLAARTPYRLSIDLV; this comes from the coding sequence ATGGAAAATACCAGAGAAATCTTATCGGCTATAATGCCCGAACCATCGGATTATCCGAATCCCCTACCCCCGGTGGGATTCAGCGGTGATGGGTCCGTAAATCCACTGACAGCAGCAGCACAAATCGAGGCGGCATTAACTCAGGTTAACCAACAATTAACAGAGTTTGTCGCCTCCGCGAATTTTCAGAAGGATTTACAAACGGCGTTCGGTGCATCTACGGATGTGGAATTAGGAGCAACTATTATTGAGGCTTTGAGTCAGGGAGAGACACCAAATCTGAAAGTTCTTTCCGCTACATCGATGAATGGTGCGGATGGCGCTTTTGACTCGGTGACGGGTACGGTGTATTTATCGGATGCCATAATTCACAGTGAGAAACTGGTGGATGTGATAACCGAGGAATTTGGGCATTATATAGACTCCCAATTAAACGAAATCGACTCCCCAGGAGATGAGGGTGAGTTATTTATGCGGTTAGTGAATGGGGAAGCCTTGACAGAAGCAGATATCACCGGGTTAAGAAATCAGAATGATTGGGGTTTCATCTGGGTAGAAGGAGAACCCGTAGCAGTACAGATGTCAGGGTCGCCAGAGGTAGACTGGACGCGCCTGTTGGGAACCAACAATAATGATAGCATCATGGGTAGGCTAATACGAGGTACTGATGGCAATGATACCCTGGTTGCTAGGTCTGGGGATACCCTAGAGGCTTTAGCAGGGAACAACAGTTTCAGCATCTCCGCATATAGTTTCACCGGGAATGTATTTCGCGGTGGTGACGGAGATGATAGATACATGATTCGCTATGGTGGTTTTGGAATACCTCAAGCTGGTAGTCGCATCGAAGACAGTGGCGGACAAGATACCCTCAGCATCGAAAGTAGTTTTAGACCAGGAATTCCCATTGACCTAAATTTAAATGGATTTTTACCAAGAGTAGTGGGGGTAGCGCGACAAGGCCAAAATCTGCTACTAGACCTCAATCGAGATGGTGAATTTTCCCCTGAAGATGATTTAGTAGTGGTAGACTTTTTCAACGCTGCTGGTACTGGTGCGGGGACAGGTTTTATTGAAACCGTAAATGACTTACCGGGACAACAGATAATTAACCAAGTTCCGGTTCTGGGTAGTGACACGGTAACTGATAGCCCTAATATTATCACTGGTACAGATGGTGATGATACCCTGTTCGGAACCAACAATAATGATAGCATCCTCGGTCTGGGGGGGAACGATCGCCTTGTTAGTACAGGTAAAGGTAATGATACCCTCCTCGGTGGTCCGGGAAATGATACTCTCGTTGGTGGCTTGGGGGATGATTTCCTGCGCGGCGGTCCGGGAAATGATAGTTTAGTGGCTGGTGCGGGAAACAATAGGCTTTTCGGCGATGATGGTAATGATACCCTGGTTGGTAGTTTTCTGGGTCAAAATACCCTTAGTGGAGGTGCTGGGAATGACTCAATTGTGGGTTATCAAAATGATCTGGTCTTAGGAGACTCTGGTAACAATGTTCTGATTGCTGCATCTTCATCAAATGTAACTCTTGAAGGTGGTTCGGGTAATGATACTCTCAGGAGCTTCGCATATAGTTTCACCGGGAATGTATTGCGCGGTGGTGACGGAGATGATAGCTACATGATTAGCTATGGTGGTTTTGGAAGACCTCAAGCTGGTAGTCGTATCGAAGACAGTGGCGGACAAGATACCCTAACCATAGCAAATTATTTGAGCCCAGGAATTCCCATTGACCTAAATTTAAATGGATTTTTAGCAGGAGTAGTGGGGGTAGCGCGACAAGGCCAAAATCTGCTACTAGACCTCAATCGAGATGGTGAATTTTCCCCTGAAGATGATTTAGTAGTGGTAGACTTTTTCAACGCTGCTGGTACTGGTGCGGGGACAGGTTTTATTGAAACCGTAAATGACTTACCGGGACAACAGATAATTAACCAAGTTCCGGTTCTGGGTAGTGACACGGTAATCTCTATTGCAGACACTCAGGTAAAAGAAGGCGATCGCGGTCAGACTAATGCTCGTTTTGTCGTCACATTAGATAATCCTAGCCCGGAGAGGGTCACAGTTAATTATGCTACCGCTGACGGTACAGCTACGGTCAGAGACCGAGACTATCGACGCACGACCGGAAGGCTGGTATTTCAACCCGGTCAAACTCGCCAAGTCATTAATGTTCCCGTGTTTGGGGATACCAAAGTCGAACCTGATGAAACCTTTACCGTCAACCTCAGTAACCCTCAAAATGCCGAATTAGGAAGGCGACGTGCTACGGGAACTATTCTGAATGATGATTTCCCCCAAATCTCTATCAGAGACACTAAGGTAAAAGAAGGCGATCGCGGTCAGACTAATGCTCGTTTTGTGGTCACATTAGATAATCCTAGCCCGGAGAGGGTAACAGTTAATTATGCTACCGCTGACGGTACAGCTACGGTCAGAGACCGAGACTATCGACGCACGACCGGAAGGCTGGTATTTCAACCCGGTCAAACTCGCCAAGTCATTAATGTTCCCGTGTTTGGGGATACCAAAGTCGAACCTGATGAAACCTTTACCGTCAACCTCAGTAACCCTCAAAATGCCGAATTAGGAAGGCGACGTGCTACGGGAACTATTCTGAATGATGATATTATAGTGCCCCAAATTACGATCGCAGACACCCAGCTAAAAGAAGGCGATCGCGGTCAGACTAATGCTCGTTTTGTGGTCACATTAGATAATCCTAGCCCGGAGAGGGTAACAGTTAATTATGCTACCGCTGACGGTACAGCTACGGTCAGAGACCGAGACTATCGACGCACCACGGGAAGGCTGGTATTTCAACCCGGTCAAACTCGCCAAGTCATTAATGTTCCCGTGTTTGGGGATACTAAAATCGAACCTGATGAAACCTTTACCGTCAACCTCAGTAACCCTCAAAATGCCGAATTAGCAAGGCGACGTGCTACCGGAACTATTCTGAATGATGATTTCCAGGGGGGGAATAATAACCCCAGACCTGAACCACCCGACGATCGCTTTCCTAATGCGGTAAACCTGGGTAGACTCACCGGAGAAATTGTCAGGAATGACCGCATTGGTTTTGCATCAGCAGGCGATCGCAATACCGAGGACTATTACCGCTTTCACCTCAATCGTGAAGGGACTGTTCAAGTGGTTTTGGATGACCTATTTCAAAATGCTAACCTGGAATTGTTGGGTAGTACAGGGGAGATAATTAATCAATCCAGAAACCCTGATATTGATCCAGAAATGATCACCCAACGAAGACTTGAACCCGGAACTTATTATGTGCGGGTATTTCCTCACCTGGCTGCACGCACTCCATACAGGTTAAGCATTGACTTGGTTTAG